One Antennarius striatus isolate MH-2024 chromosome 17, ASM4005453v1, whole genome shotgun sequence genomic window carries:
- the LOC137610704 gene encoding histone-binding protein RBBP4 isoform X1, producing MADKDAAFDDAVEERVINEEYKIWKKNTPFLYDLVMTHALEWPSLTAQWLPDVTRPEGKDYSVHRLVLGTHTSDEQNHLVIASVQLPNDDAQFDASHYDSEKGEFGGFGSVSGKIEIEIKINHEGEVNRARYMPQNPCIIATKTPTSDVLVFDYTKHPSKPDPSGECTPDLRLRGHQKEGYGLSWNPNLSGCLLSASDDHTICLWDISTVPKEGKIVDAKTIFTGHTAVVEDVSWHLLHESLFGSVADDQKLMIWDTRSNNTSKPSHAVDAHTAEVNCLSFNPYSEFILATGSADKTVALWDLRNLKLKLHSFESHKDEIFQVQWSPHNETILASSGTDRRLNVWDLSKIGEEQSPEDAEDGPPELLFIHGGHTAKISDFSWNPNEPWVICSVSEDNIMQVWQMAENIYNDEDPEGAADAEAQA from the exons ATGGCCGATAAAGACG ctgctttTGACGATGCCGTGGAGGAAAGGGTGATCAATGAGGAGTACAAGATCTGGAAGAAGAACACTCCTTTCCTTTATGACCTGGTCATGACCCACGCCCTGGAGTGGCCCAGCCTCACTGCACAGTGGCTGCCTGATGTCACAAG GCCAGAAGGGAAGGACTATAGCGTGCACAGACTGGTCCTGGGGACCCACACGTCTGATGAACAGAATCACCTTGTGATTGCTAGTGTCCAGCTTCCAAATGACGATGCCCAGTTTGATGCCTCACACTACGACAGCGAGAAAGGAG aATTTGGGGGCTTTGGGTCCGTTAGTGGGAAGATAGAGATTGAGATCAAGATCAACCATGAAGGAGAAGTGAACAGAGCCCGCTACATGCCTCAGAATCCTTGCATCATTGCCACCAAAACCCCTACCAGTGATGTTCTAGTTTTTGATTACACAAAGCATCCCTCCAAACCTG ACCCTTCTGGCGAATGTACTCCTGATTTGCGTTTGAGAGGCCACCAGAAGGAGGGATATGGCCTTTCCTGGAACCCAAACCTCAGTGGTTGCCTGCTTAGTGCTTCTGATGACCAT acTATCTGCCTGTGGGACATTAGCACAGTGCCCAAGGAGGGAAAAATTGTGGATGCTAAGACCATCTTCACAGGCCACACTGCTGTGGTAGAGGATGTTTCCTGGCACCTCCTCCATGAGTCTCTTTTTGGATCTGTGGCCGATGACCAGAAACTGATGAT CTGGGACACACGTTCCAACAACACCTCCAAACCCAGCCATGCAGTGGACGCCCACACAGCTGAGGTCAACTGCCTGTCCTTTAACCCCTACAGTGAGTTCATCCTAGCCACTGGCTCTGCAGATAAG ACGGTGGCTCTTTGGGATCTGAGGaacctgaagctgaagctgcactCATTTGAATCTCACAAGGATGAGATCTTCCAG GTCCAGTGGTCTCCTCATAATGAAACCATCTTGGCCTCCAGCGGCACTGACAGGCGACTCAACGTTTGGGACCTCAGCAAGATAGGAGAGGAACAGTCCCCAGAGGATGCTGAGGACGGTCCTCCAGAGCTCCTG tTCATTCACGGCGGACACACAGCTAAGATCTCCGACTTCTCCTGGAACCCCAACGAGCCGTGGGTTATCTGCTCTGTATCAGAGGACAACATCATGCAAGTGTGGCAGATG GCTGAAAATATCTACAACGACGAGGACCCAGAAGGTGCTGCAGATGCAGAGGCCCAGGCATGA
- the LOC137610704 gene encoding histone-binding protein RBBP4 isoform X2 — protein sequence MTHALEWPSLTAQWLPDVTRPEGKDYSVHRLVLGTHTSDEQNHLVIASVQLPNDDAQFDASHYDSEKGEFGGFGSVSGKIEIEIKINHEGEVNRARYMPQNPCIIATKTPTSDVLVFDYTKHPSKPDPSGECTPDLRLRGHQKEGYGLSWNPNLSGCLLSASDDHTICLWDISTVPKEGKIVDAKTIFTGHTAVVEDVSWHLLHESLFGSVADDQKLMIWDTRSNNTSKPSHAVDAHTAEVNCLSFNPYSEFILATGSADKTVALWDLRNLKLKLHSFESHKDEIFQVQWSPHNETILASSGTDRRLNVWDLSKIGEEQSPEDAEDGPPELLFIHGGHTAKISDFSWNPNEPWVICSVSEDNIMQVWQMAENIYNDEDPEGAADAEAQA from the exons ATGACCCACGCCCTGGAGTGGCCCAGCCTCACTGCACAGTGGCTGCCTGATGTCACAAG GCCAGAAGGGAAGGACTATAGCGTGCACAGACTGGTCCTGGGGACCCACACGTCTGATGAACAGAATCACCTTGTGATTGCTAGTGTCCAGCTTCCAAATGACGATGCCCAGTTTGATGCCTCACACTACGACAGCGAGAAAGGAG aATTTGGGGGCTTTGGGTCCGTTAGTGGGAAGATAGAGATTGAGATCAAGATCAACCATGAAGGAGAAGTGAACAGAGCCCGCTACATGCCTCAGAATCCTTGCATCATTGCCACCAAAACCCCTACCAGTGATGTTCTAGTTTTTGATTACACAAAGCATCCCTCCAAACCTG ACCCTTCTGGCGAATGTACTCCTGATTTGCGTTTGAGAGGCCACCAGAAGGAGGGATATGGCCTTTCCTGGAACCCAAACCTCAGTGGTTGCCTGCTTAGTGCTTCTGATGACCAT acTATCTGCCTGTGGGACATTAGCACAGTGCCCAAGGAGGGAAAAATTGTGGATGCTAAGACCATCTTCACAGGCCACACTGCTGTGGTAGAGGATGTTTCCTGGCACCTCCTCCATGAGTCTCTTTTTGGATCTGTGGCCGATGACCAGAAACTGATGAT CTGGGACACACGTTCCAACAACACCTCCAAACCCAGCCATGCAGTGGACGCCCACACAGCTGAGGTCAACTGCCTGTCCTTTAACCCCTACAGTGAGTTCATCCTAGCCACTGGCTCTGCAGATAAG ACGGTGGCTCTTTGGGATCTGAGGaacctgaagctgaagctgcactCATTTGAATCTCACAAGGATGAGATCTTCCAG GTCCAGTGGTCTCCTCATAATGAAACCATCTTGGCCTCCAGCGGCACTGACAGGCGACTCAACGTTTGGGACCTCAGCAAGATAGGAGAGGAACAGTCCCCAGAGGATGCTGAGGACGGTCCTCCAGAGCTCCTG tTCATTCACGGCGGACACACAGCTAAGATCTCCGACTTCTCCTGGAACCCCAACGAGCCGTGGGTTATCTGCTCTGTATCAGAGGACAACATCATGCAAGTGTGGCAGATG GCTGAAAATATCTACAACGACGAGGACCCAGAAGGTGCTGCAGATGCAGAGGCCCAGGCATGA
- the LOC137610706 gene encoding syncoilin-like, translating to MDNQTSAENHEDTTFIEESQTGHRFLKDSIVRSHSDLQTETTFLPDIVPYPVVDHTVMDHLGKCFDTCIQQVSHLEMQRNKLIQELISLHEPMLTVVEHLREKLVEMQRVLTLAQLDCIAVHEEVQQVKRKMFSTARECIQSQVTLAAHKYEVAQSAITQTELKGHIQSLTQEWSQLQEAHQDQLITLRDQVSKPCRSRAMTDVSQCRQAAARLQRRLSGSLMALESWYEPRLVALLRRRQIGEDALRKSRDQVMDLRASLGPLREEIQRLEVQRACLEKRITLVEKEREESVTQHKETVDALTEILRGLQVEFEVQRKSKNNLEHRKDSLLRELSSLRGCEPYETTSEEDLYL from the exons ATGGATAATCAAACATCAGCTGAAAATCATGAAGACACAACATTTATTGAAGAGTCACAAACGGGACACAGATTTCTGAAAGACAGCATAGTCCGCTCTCATTCTGATCTTCAAACAGAGACAACTTTCCTCCCAGACATTGTTCCATATCCTGTCGTGGACCACACTGTCATGGACCATTTAGGGAAGTGTTTTGATACATGCATCCAGCAAGTGTCCCATCTGGAGATGCAGAGAAACAAACTTATTCAAGAGCTGATCAGCCTACATGAACCCATGCTGACAGTAGTGGAGCACCTGAGAGAGAAACTGGTGGAGATGCAAAGGGTGCTCACTCTGGCTCAGCTGGATTGTATTGCTGTTCATGAGGAAGTGCAGcaggtgaaaagaaaaatgttttccacaGCCAGAGAGTGCATCCAGAGCCAGGTCACACTGGCTGCACACAAGTATGAGGTGGCTCAGTCTGCTATAACACAG ACAGAGTTGAAGGGACACATCCAAAGCCTGACCCAAGAGTGGTCACAGCTCCAGGAGGCCCACCAGGACCAGCTGATCACCCTGAGGGACCAGGTCTCCAAGCCCTGCAGGTCCAGGGCCATGACTGATGTCAGCCAGTGCCGCCAGGCTGCTGCTAGACTGCAGCGGCGTCTCAGCGGCAGTCTGATGGCTCTGGAGAGCTGGTATGAGCCTCGGCTCGTTGCCCTGCTGAGGAGAAGACAGATCGGGGAAGATGCCCTGAGAAAGAGCAGAGACCAGGTGATGGATCTGAGGGCCAGCCTCGGGCCCCTGAGGGAGGAAATACAGAGACTAGAGGTGCAGAGAGCCTGTCTGGAGAAGAGGATCACTCTGGTagaaaaggagagggaggagagcgTCACGCAACACAAG GAGACAGTGGATGCATTGACAGAGATTCTGAGAGGTCTGCAAGTGGAATTCGAAGTTCAAAGAAAATCTAAGAATAATCTGGAGCATCGAAAAGATAGTCTTTTAAGAGAGCTCTCATCCCTGAG AGGCTGTGAACCCTATGAAACCACTTCAGAAGAGGATCTCTACTTGTAG
- the zbtb8os gene encoding protein archease, translating to MDDRVLDLTEAQKKIKSKYPKINKKYEYLDHTADVQIHSWGATLEEAFEQCAMGMFGYMTDTETVEPTDIVHVESSGDDMQSLLFHFLDDWLYKFCADLFFVPREIKVLDIDKSHFKIRSIGWGEEFSLEKHPQGTEVKAITYSAMQIYDTEKPQIFAIVDI from the exons ATGGACGACCGTGTGTTAGACCTGACGGaggcacagaaaaaaatcaagtcgAAGTACCCGAAGATCAACAAGAAATACGAAT ATCTGGATCACACAGCAGATGTACA AATTCATTCCTGGGGGGCTACGCTAGAGGAAGCCTTTGAGCAGTGTGCCATGGGGATGTTCGGCTACATGACGGACACAGAGACAGTAGAACCGACAGATATTGTTCATGTGGAATCATCAG GTGATGACATGCAGTCTCTTCTTTTCCACTTCCTTGATGACTGGCTATACAAGTTCTGTGCAGACCTCTTCTTTGTTCCAAGG GAAATCAAAGTTTTGGATATAGACAAATCACACTTCAAGATCCGCTCAATTGG ATGGGGTGAAGAGTTCTCTCTTGAAAAGCATCCACAG GGGACTGAGGTGAAAGCCATCACCTACTCTGCTATGCAGATCTACGATACAGAAAAACCACAGATATTTGCCATCGTTGATATCTGA